ATCTAGGTTATCCGTTCGTCCCCTTACTTCTTCGGGTAGACCGCTCATTTCAGCAATTCCCCCGGCATTATCAGCAATTGGGCCGAAAGCATCGATAGCGAGTTGCATAGCCGTAGTGGCCATCATGCCCGCCGCAGCAATGGCTACTCCGTACAATCCGGCAAACGAATAGGAAAAAATAATTCCTAAGGCCAATACAATTGTGGGCATTACCGTAGATTCCATCCCAACGGAAAGACCACCAATAATGTTGGTAGCGTGACCAGTGGAAGACTGCTTAATGATGCTGTTCACCGGACGACGGCCCATTGCAGTGTAGTATTCGGTGATAATACTCATTAATGCCCCGACAATTAATCCGATGAAAATGGCCCAGAATACATCCAGGCTACTGAACGCTACTCCCCGAATCTCCAGATTATTGGGGAGTAAGTAATCTACTATAAAATACGAAGCAATAACGGTGAGAATAATAGAAGACCAGTTACCGATGTTCAGTGCTTTCTGTACGCTATCGGTTTCGTGGCTAATACGAACAAAGAATGAGCCGACAATTGAGAAGATCAGCCCCACCCCGGCGATAAGCATCGGTAGTAGTATTGGCGCAATTCCACCGAAAGCATCATCCGATACAATTTCCCGGCCCAGCACCATCGTTGCCAGAATAGTGGCTACGTACGAGCCAAATAAGTCAGCTCCCATACCAGCTACATCGCCTACGTTATCACCTACGTTATCGGCAATAGTAGCGGGGTTTCGCACATCATCTTCTGGAATACCGGCTTCTACTTTCCCTACTAAGTCAGCTCCAACATCAGCCGCTTTGGTGTAAATTCCTCCGCCAACGCGGGCAAACAATGCAATACTTTCCGCTCCAAGCGAAAAGCCCGCTAGTACTTCTAAGGCTTTCTCCATGGCTACCCCATTTACATCCGCTCCCGCTACATTTAAAACATATATCTGGTAGAAAACAATGAATAGTGATCCCAAACCTAGCACAGCTAATCCAGCTACTCCTAATCCCATCACCGTACCCCCGGCAAAAGATACTTTCAGTGCTTTAGCCAAACTGATGCGAGCTGCTTGGGTGGTACGTACATTAGCTTTGGTAGCTACCCGCATTCCGATGTATCCGGCAACTGCCGAAAAGACAGCACCGATAATGAATGATACTGCAATAATTGGACTGGAAGTTTCTACGGTAGTGCCCGACCAAGCCAGTAAAATTGCGGCGATAATGGCAAAATAAGTAAGTACTTTCCATTCTGCTTTCAAAAAAGCCATCGCTCCATCCGCAATGTAGCTCGCTAATTCTTTCATATTTTCTTCCCCAGCATCTTGCTTAGAAATCCAGGCTGACCGGATAAACATGAAGATTAATGCCACAACTCCAAATACTGGCACGAGGTAGACTAGACTATGCATAAATTGATTTTTTTGTACCTAGATAAATTGCGGTGCAAATATAGGGGTTGCTTTTTGTTTAAAAAACTCTTTTGGAGCTTTGTTCTAGGTGGCCAGTGCTGGTAACGTAATGCTATTCAGCGTACCAAACAATTCAAATGAAGGCGGGGTTAAGAAGGAAATAACCGTGACTATGAATACCTCAATACTTAGAATACTACTCAGTTTAGCCGCCAGTGTGATTGCCTTTCGGGTTATCACTGTAAAACCAATTCGTAACTACTTACTTACGGCTCTACTCAACGGAGCTGTTTTCTTGATAAAGCGCAAGCTTCGCTAATTACGACGATTCATTAGCTACTGCGGCTTCGTCACTTTCTTCGGTTTCTCCGCTGTATAGCGTTTCTACTTCGTAAGCTTGCTTGCCTTTTTCCCGCAGCCAGCGGCTGAATACTGAGGTGAAACCGTGGGTAACGTAAATAGTGTCGGCTCCGGTAGCCTCTACCGCTTGGTTTAATCCGGGCCAGTCGGCGTGGTCTGACATGACGAATCCCCGATCGGCGGCCCGGCGACGTTTTGCCCCGCGAACCATCATCCAGCCCGAAGCAATTCCAGTACTGAACGGACGAAAACGATTTACCCAAGGGCTATTCAATGCTGAAGAAGGGGCAATCACTAGTGATTTTCGTAAATCTTCCTTAGAGACTTCGGCTGATACCTTGGGTAATGTTGGCAACGGCGCGCCTCCAGCTATAAGCGCATTGTTCACATTGAAGACCGCTCCGTGCAAGTAAACCACACCGATAGAACGGTCTAATTGATGAATAATTCGCTGAGACTTACCCAATGAGTACGCAATTAGCAAGGAGGTTTTGTTCTGGGCTTGATTGCTTTGCCACCAAGCGTGAATTTCTTCCATTACCGTAGGTTGTGGTTT
This region of Tunicatimonas pelagia genomic DNA includes:
- a CDS encoding sodium-translocating pyrophosphatase → MHSLVYLVPVFGVVALIFMFIRSAWISKQDAGEENMKELASYIADGAMAFLKAEWKVLTYFAIIAAILLAWSGTTVETSSPIIAVSFIIGAVFSAVAGYIGMRVATKANVRTTQAARISLAKALKVSFAGGTVMGLGVAGLAVLGLGSLFIVFYQIYVLNVAGADVNGVAMEKALEVLAGFSLGAESIALFARVGGGIYTKAADVGADLVGKVEAGIPEDDVRNPATIADNVGDNVGDVAGMGADLFGSYVATILATMVLGREIVSDDAFGGIAPILLPMLIAGVGLIFSIVGSFFVRISHETDSVQKALNIGNWSSIILTVIASYFIVDYLLPNNLEIRGVAFSSLDVFWAIFIGLIVGALMSIITEYYTAMGRRPVNSIIKQSSTGHATNIIGGLSVGMESTVMPTIVLALGIIFSYSFAGLYGVAIAAAGMMATTAMQLAIDAFGPIADNAGGIAEMSGLPEEVRGRTDNLDAVGNTTAAAGKGFAIASAALTALALFAAFVGVAGIDSIDLYKAPVLGALFVGAMIPFIFSSLAIAAVGKAAMDMVQEVRRQFREIPGIMEHKATPEYQKCVEISTQASIREMILPGAIALLTPILIGFGFKGVFAETSSAEILGGLLAGITVSGVLMGMFQNNAGGAWDNAKKSFEKGVEIDGKMEYKGSEPHKASVTGDTVGDPFKDTSGPSMNILIKLTSIVALIIAPHIAVDGVHSSQAETSSDQAEVNSVEIKINTVKMEETGALEQIKGDTEQVVEVR
- a CDS encoding ligase-associated DNA damage response exonuclease, whose translation is MKPIIEFTDRGLYCPPANVYIDPWKPVDKAIITHAHSDHARWGMKHYLAHHDSENILRLRLGQDISLETVAYNEAIDISGVKVSLHPAGHIFGSAQIRLEHKGQIAVVSGDYKLEDDGFSGQFEPVRCHSFVTESTFGLPIYAWKPQPTVMEEIHAWWQSNQAQNKTSLLIAYSLGKSQRIIHQLDRSIGVVYLHGAVFNVNNALIAGGAPLPTLPKVSAEVSKEDLRKSLVIAPSSALNSPWVNRFRPFSTGIASGWMMVRGAKRRRAADRGFVMSDHADWPGLNQAVEATGADTIYVTHGFTSVFSRWLREKGKQAYEVETLYSGETEESDEAAVANESS